One Pseudomonas sp. C27(2019) DNA window includes the following coding sequences:
- a CDS encoding NAD(P)(+) transhydrogenase (Re/Si-specific) subunit beta: protein MSMNLITVFYLIASVCFIQALKGLSHPTTSRRGNLYGMIGMGIAVVTTLALIIKLSSQIAEGGSLGLGIFFVLVGLLAGGTAGTIMAKRVEMTKMPELVAFMHSMIGLAAVFIAIAAVVEPQSLGIVEHITDAIPAGNRLELFLGAAIGAITFSGSVIAFGKLSGKYKFRLFQGAPVSFNGQHKINLAVGLLIIALGIYYTFSGSLTAFAVVVILAFAIGVLIIIPIGGADMPVVVSMLNSYSGWAAAGIGFSLNNSMLIIAGSLVGSSGAILSYIMCKAMNRSFFNVILGGFGSTPDAAAAGAQQEQRPVKSGSSDDAAFLLSNADTVIIVPGYGLAVARAQHALMELAEKLTQHGVTVKYAIHPVAGRMPGHMNVLLAEAEVPYEQVFEMDDINSEFGQADVVLVLGANDVVNPAAKTDPNSPIAGMPILEAYKAKTVIVNKRSMASGYAGLDNELFYMDKTMMVFGDAKKVIEDMVKAVE, encoded by the coding sequence ATGAGTATGAATTTAATCACGGTCTTTTATTTGATCGCTTCTGTGTGTTTTATTCAGGCGCTTAAAGGACTTTCGCATCCAACCACATCACGGCGTGGCAACCTATACGGCATGATCGGTATGGGTATTGCTGTAGTGACGACACTGGCGCTAATCATCAAACTCAGCTCGCAAATAGCAGAGGGCGGCAGTCTTGGGCTCGGTATTTTTTTCGTTCTGGTTGGGCTGTTAGCGGGTGGTACTGCCGGTACCATCATGGCTAAGCGCGTCGAGATGACGAAAATGCCTGAGTTGGTCGCTTTTATGCACAGCATGATCGGTTTGGCGGCAGTATTTATTGCGATTGCTGCTGTAGTTGAGCCGCAATCTCTGGGTATTGTTGAGCACATCACAGATGCTATTCCAGCCGGTAACCGTCTTGAATTGTTTTTAGGTGCGGCGATTGGTGCAATTACCTTCTCTGGTTCGGTGATTGCGTTTGGTAAGTTATCTGGCAAATATAAATTCCGCCTGTTCCAGGGTGCGCCGGTATCCTTCAATGGACAGCACAAGATTAACTTAGCGGTCGGTTTGCTGATTATTGCTTTGGGTATCTATTACACATTCAGTGGCAGCCTTACGGCTTTTGCAGTGGTTGTTATTTTGGCATTTGCAATTGGTGTGCTGATCATCATTCCTATTGGTGGTGCAGATATGCCAGTGGTGGTCTCGATGCTTAATAGCTATTCAGGCTGGGCTGCGGCAGGTATTGGTTTCTCACTAAACAACTCAATGCTGATTATTGCCGGCTCACTAGTGGGCTCTAGTGGTGCGATTCTCTCCTACATCATGTGTAAAGCAATGAACCGTTCATTCTTTAACGTGATTCTCGGTGGTTTTGGGAGTACGCCAGACGCAGCGGCAGCAGGAGCACAGCAAGAGCAGCGTCCTGTTAAATCGGGCTCGTCCGATGATGCTGCGTTTTTGCTAAGCAATGCCGATACCGTAATTATTGTTCCTGGCTATGGCTTAGCCGTAGCACGTGCACAACATGCCTTGATGGAGCTGGCTGAGAAGCTGACTCAGCATGGTGTTACTGTTAAGTATGCGATTCACCCAGTGGCTGGTCGTATGCCTGGGCATATGAACGTATTGTTGGCTGAGGCAGAAGTGCCCTACGAGCAAGTATTTGAAATGGATGATATCAACTCAGAATTTGGCCAAGCTGACGTAGTGTTGGTGCTCGGTGCCAATGATGTGGTTAATCCTGCAGCGAAAACCGATCCTAACTCACCGATTGCTGGCATGCCAATTCTCGAGGCTTACAAAGCAAAAACCGTCATTGTTAACAAGCGTTCAATGGCCAGTGGCTATGCAGGCTTAGATAACGAATTATTCTATATGGATAAGACTATGATGGTGTTTGGTGACGCCAA